The DNA window GATTCCTGATAAAAATGCTCGGCCATTATAGATAGACTGCCCAAATCTGATTTTGCAATAGCTGATTGCAGATGAGTTGAAATAATTTTATAAATGGGGTTTTTGGCACCCTTATAGATGACAGAAAATAATGGATGTTTTGTGCTTTTTAATATAGTCTCTGTAGTAGTTAAGTCTATGATTGCAGCAGGACTTTGTTCTGCTATCCTTATTAGGTATTGAATTTCCTTTGGATCACGCCACAAGCATTTAAGATAAGCTGATTTTTCATATGGATTTTTTGAGGATGCCACTAAACCCTTAATCTGATTAATTAAGATTTCGCGAGTTAACTTTTTATACCCGGGGACAATTCTCAATATTGCATCATACACAACGCTCTTAACTTGCCATGACAAACCGCCTTGTTGAAGTATAGCTCCAAGAGCTTCTTCATGCAATTCGTTACCATTTTCCAAAAAATATTGCGCTCCCAAATAAGCCACATGAATGGAAGGATTTTGTATAGCCTTTAAAGCAAGCCCAGATGCATTACCTGTTTTAAAATTTTGAAGACCTTTTATAATATTAACTTGAATTCTTTGATCTAACCCACGCCTGTATAATTCTTCCAACTCAGTCAAAGCATTCTGACTCCCCACGCGGGCTAATGCCGTTACTAAACACATTCTTACATTGGGATTTTTTTCTTCATAACAAGCTGATTTTATCAAATCAAAATAAGGCTTGGTGTCAATTTCTCTAAACCGTTGGAGACAATGTGCTGCTATTAACCTAGCTTCATCAGAATATTTTCTTTGGGTAGCATATTCGACCAATCTAGGAAAGGATTGCGCACAAAATTTACCTCTTAACCCAAATCTGTAAATTGACAATATCTGTCCGAGAATATAAGCCGTATCTTTAGATTGGTATGATTTTACATTGCAAATCATTTGAAGAGTTGAATCCCCTCCGCATTTGCCAAGGGCTTCAAGTATCATCATATTTGTTTTTAGGAAAAGGCCTGTAGAATCTACGGGTATGAATGCTTTTATCAATTCCTTTTCAGCTGACTGATGTCCTATTTGTCCTAAAGCCCAGACGGCTGCTTGTCTGACCTCTTGAAACGGATCCAACATCAGCTCAGACAATACATGGACAGAAGTTGAATCATGATATGAGCCAAAAGCCTCGGCAGAAAGTATTCTGTACTTCGCTTGCTCATTATTCAAAAATAATTTAAGAGAATCAGAATTCCTTTTGTCCCTAGCTTCAAAAATCTGTTTTACAACAGGGTCTTTAAGTGAATATTCCAAGGAAGAAGAAACATTTTCAATAGGAGGAAAGCATGAATTCAGGGAGCATGCAAGCATTGCGAAACCTAGAATTCTTATCATCATCATTTTTATCTATCAATTGGCTTTATGCCAAACTTATGTTTCATAAGTAAGTTTAAAATTCATCTAATTAATCAATCATGAAAATGTATCACAATTGAAAAATCATTCTGAAAATTATTCTTCAATTATACGCTCTTCGTTGTCCTCTTCTTCAAACTGAGAATTTGGTCTTGCATCCTCATTTTGAACAGGGGCTTCTCGCTCCTTGGCTTTTACACTTTTTGTTGCATGAGGAACTAAGAGTAATCTTTGTTTATCAATCAACTCTCCTGTAACTGAGCAAATACCATAAGACTTATTTTTAATCCTAACCAAAGCCAGCTCAAGGTTTTGAACAAACTGGCGTTGTCTTTCAGCCATTTTGGTCAGAAACTCGATATCTGTATGAATGGAGCTGTCGTCAAACCAATCACCACCTTGCTCATCGGCCATATTCTCCCGCATCTCCATGATCTGCTGCTCTATGCCCTGTAACTCGGATTTGGCACTCACCAATTTTTCATCAATCAGGGCCTTAAACTCTTCTAACTCTTCATCAGAATATCTGGTCTTCATATGTTTGAATTTGCCCGCAAAATTAAGTAGAACTACAATCTTTATTGCTTTTTTAGCGGAATTAATAATATTACTTATTTATTAAATATAAAAATTGTCTATTATCAACTAGTTATAATTATTATAAAAAAAACAATTGATGGTAATGATCAAAATGTATCGCTTTCATTGTTAATCATTTAAGCTTAAACTGGGCGCAGTTAAACGATGGGGGTGAGTTTTGCCAACATTTCTTTTGTCATGGCGGCAAGATTATAATTAGGCTTCCAATCCCAATCTACACGGGCTTCGGAATCATCTATTGACTCTGCCCAAGATTCAGCTATACCTTGTCGAAAATCAGGGTGGTATTCAATTTTAAAATCTGATATACTTTTAGTGATTTCATTGGCAAGTTCACCTGGTGTAAAATCCATTCCAACCAGATTATAACCCGATCGTAAGCTCAACCTCGAACCATCAGCCTCCATCAATTCAATGGTTGCTCGAATAGCATCGTCCATATAAATCATTGGAAGCCTTGTGTTTTCTTTTAAAAAACAGCTGTATTTTTTATGTTTTATTGCCTCATGGAAAATTTCCACCGCATAATCTGTTGTTCCTCCTTCGGGTAGTGATTGCCATCCTATCACACCTGGATATCTAAGAGATCTAACATCGAGACCAAACTTCTTAAAATAATATTCACACCACATCTCTCCGGCAATTTTGCTTATACCATACACTGTGGTTGGCATAAAACTTGCAAACTGCGGGGTATTTTGTTTAGGTGTGCTCGGCCCATAAATTGCTATCGAACTTGGAAAAAAAATGCGCTCTAATTTTCTTTCCACACCAACATCTAAAACATTAAGAAGTCCTTGCATATTAATTTTCCAGGTAAGAGCAGGATTCTTCTCGCCACTTGCAGAGAGTATGGCTGCAAGATGATAAATTTGACTTATCTTGTATTCGTCAACCACTTGTGATATAAGGTCCTTATCCAAGACATCAATTATTAAAAAATTCTTTTGCTTCTCTTTTGGTTCTCTGACATCAGAAGTAATAATTTCATCCGGGCCATACTTGTCCATCAGTGCTTTGGCCAAAACAGTTCCAATTTGACCATTTGAACCCAGCATTAGAATTTTAGCCATATTCAGGGAAGTTTTAGATTTAAAGGGACAAACATAAAAAAAACCATATGTAATTTAGCAAAATCACATATGGTTCTTAAAATAATTCAGCTTGATATTATTTAAGTTTAAAGGTGCCGGTACCTACCAGAAAGCCCTTATTGTAAATTTCAACTTGATACACCCCTTTTTGAAAAGCTCCAGGATTCTCATATTTTCCGCAAACTTCCTGAACGTCATTTTTGTAATTCACATTTGCTTTTGCACTGTACTTAACTTGTTCACCTGTGGCTTCATTTTTAATAATACCTGAACCAGTAGATTCTATGGTTTGGGTTTCTCCAATCGGATTTATAATTCTAATATAGAATGATTCATTACCTGCATCTGCATTTGCATTGTTGGTCGTTTTAAAACAGACTTCAACAAAATCAACATCTTTGGCCTTAGATTTTCCTGATGGCTTCTTACCTTCCTTATTCTGATATCCTTCTGCAGATATTTTAGTCACCGCAATAGAAGATGCTCTGTTAACTTTTCGACTCAAACTCTCCCGTTCTTTACTGAGCGACTCCTTATCTGATGCCAAAGCATTTTTAGCTTCAGCAAGTTGTTGATTTTCAGCGCTTTTCATTTGAAGGTCTTTGGACAAATTTTCTTTTTCAACCGTTAAATTCTGATTAGAGGCCGTCAATGACTGGTTTGCTTCCTTTAATTTGTTAATTTCTGCTACATATTCAGTGAGCTTCGCTTTCATGCCTTCCATCTCTTTTCTAGCGACTCTTAAGTTTTTACTATCCCCTAATAACAAGGTTATTTTCTCCTTTTGCAACCTAAGTTCTTCCTTCTGAACTTCAATACTTTTATTCAATTCCTCGTTATCTGTTTTCATGGTGTTGAGCTCAGCAACCGATTCCTGATATTGTTTTTCAAGCTCAACTTTGGCTTTGTCCAACTCAACAATTTCTGTTTCTTTGGCTAAATTATCCTTTTGCAGTCCTCTGTTGTTTACAAATTGATATACATTAGCACCAAAAAGGGCTAAAATTGCTACTAAAACAGCAGCTTTTAAATTCTGATTTGATCTGTTATCTGTCATAATATCCTATTTGTTAAGACGTAAATTTACTTATTAATGAAAAAACAACCAAAATTATTGTCATTTAATTATTAAACACACTAAATCAATGAATTATGGACACTCGAAAAATCCTATTTTTAGACATCGAAACTGTAAGTTCGGTATCCTCATTTGATCAGCTCAGTCCGGAATGGCGGGACTTGTGGGTCTCGAAATCAAGATATTACCTTACCTCTGAACCACTTAAGTCACCAGCTGAAATCTACAGCGAAAAGGCAGCAATTTTTTCTGAATTTGGAAGGATTGTCTGCATAAGTATTGGTTTTTTCAAAGATGAGGTCTTCCGCATAAAAAGCTTTTTTGGCAATGATGAAAAAGTCATTTTAAGCCAGTTTTTTGATTTGGTTCTTAATCATTATAACAACCCCAATCTTTCCGGATTTTGTGGTCATAACATTAAGGAATTTGACATCCCTTACATTTGCAGAAGAGCAATTATAAATGGGTTGACTCTTCCTGCAATCTTTCAACTGAACAATAAAAAACCATGGGAAATTCAGCATATTGTGGACACAATGGAAATGTGGAAGTTTGGAGATTACAAGCATTTTACTTCTCTTGACTTACTGGCATCCTGCCTCCAATTACCCTCTTCGAAGTCCGATATTAGTGGAAAAGATGTTGGTAGAGTTTATTGGGAGGAAAAAGATTTACCAAGAATTTCTGAATATTGCATGAAGGATGTTATCCTGACCGCAAGAGTATACTTAAAACTAAAGTCTGGAAATAATTTATTGGACAATTCCATCTTGTACATTAAAGATTAGGGATTTTAAATTAGAAAGATGCTTTAAGACACAACGCTAAATTGTGACGAGTTTAATATTTATACATAAATTATTAAATACAAATACATTACACTTATAAATAAATTATATATGTAGTTAATTTGAACAGTAATATTATTTACATTATTTTTACAGTTACACCAAAAACTAACTATTGACAGATGAAGCAAAACATAGTTTTTATCATTTTATTTTTAGGCATAATTGGTTCAAATTCTGCACAAGATTGTATAGAAACAATAAATAATAGCTTATCCATCGTATCTAAACAGAATTTTGGTGGAGCTGATTGCCTATTCACCATTCGCTTTTGTTTAAAAAAATCTACCACTGATGCAAAAACTGTTGAATTTGCAGTTAACCACACATATGGTACAATGACCAGGGTTAAAAATATTGAAACCCTCCCTGTAGGAACAGTTTTTTGTGAAGATTTTACATTTGTGGCTGAGTGCAATTCTACGGCTTCTTTTCTTGCAGAAGGAAAGAGGTCTAATTTAACTGTTTGTGGAGTGATATCAGATTTTTTGATACTGCCTATTCGGTTAGTGGACTTTACTGCCGAAATTTCTAAAAATGGAAGCATTGAAATCAGATGGCAAACTGCAGTAGAACAAAATGTCTCTCATTTTGTAATTGAAAAAAGTTTTGATGGCAGAAATTTTAAGGATTTTCAAAAGGTAAAAGCAGCTGGCAATTCTAATGTATTAAAGAACTATTATATTGAGACCTTGCCTACAAATATAAATTTGGTTAATTACTTTAGATTAAAAATGTTTGATCTGGATGGATCCTACACAATTAGTAAAATTGCTAGCACCAAAAATGATAGAGCCAAGAAGTTGCGCATCTATCCCAATCCAGCTTCAGGTGTTTTAGTTGTTGAAGCAAGAGAAAATCTATCTCCTCAACTTTCTAAAATAACTGACCTCAATGGTAAAATAATTAATTGTCCAATCTTGAATGATCCATTAACTTTTGACATCAGCCAATTACAACCTGGTGTATATTTCTTGTTTGTTAATGAAGAAATTCAAAAATTTATTAAAGAATAGGTCTTTAGAAATTAAGTTAATTGTTAAGTATTTTTACTTTGGTTTTCTAAAAAATAATTGATCGTATTTTCTTTCTATTAATTTTTCTCCAATTAGTTCTTCTAACAATAATTCAACTTCTTCCTTTTTATTACTTGGAAATAAGTGAAACAGCTCTACTAGGATCATCGTAGATTTGGTTTCTAATTTTTGTAAAATAAATTTTTTCCATTCAGTTTTAAGTTCAGAATTAATGGTCGAATTTTTCCTTCCAATGCAATTGTCGCATATTCCACAATCCTCCATTCGATTTTCTCCAAAATAATTCATTATAAAAAATTGTCTGCAGTGACTTGTAGATAAATATTCAAGCAAGGAATTAACTCTTTTATTAAAAGCAGATTTTCTAATTTTCAACCATTGTTCATCAATATCAATTTCTTTAGAGGGTATTCGCTCTAGCAAAAGTTGAATCCTAGGATTATCAGATTGAGGCAAATATTTGATTATTCCTGAATTATGCAATGAGGTCAGAATATTTATAATCATTTTATTTGAAAGCCCGGTAATTTTAGACAATTGAAGTTCCTGAATTTTTACAGTGACGCTAAAAATCCCTTCATATAAACGGAGGATAGATTTAATTAATATTTCAATTTGTGGCTTCCCTTCATAAATTCCAAACAATTCTTCAGAAGAAACCAAAATCTGCATTTGGCTTGGATGATGAAACGCTTCTGACAAATACAAATAACCGGATTGTTCAAGATTTTTAAGACATCCTATAGTTTTATTCAATTCTAACTTATACCGATTGCAAAAACTGACAAGATCAAAATCAACACTGTCAACCATGGTCGAACCAACCGCTAAATCAAGGGTGTAACTCAAACATTGATACACATATCGAATTTCTTCAATAGATGGAAATGAAATTTCATATTGTATTTGAATGCGTCGAATGTCTTTTTGGTGATACAACAATACCCCATAAGCCTTAGAACCATTTCTACCTGCACGCCCCACTTCCTGAAAATATTCCTCAAGACTATTAGGTAAGTCAGCATGAATTACCACAGATACATCAGACTTGTCTACGCCCATGCCAAATGCATTGGTACAAACCATTACTCGAATTTTATTTTCTATCCAGGACTTTTGTCTTTCGTTTCTGGATTCCACTGGTAAACCAGCATGATAAAATCCGGCACTTATACCTTCCCTCTGCAAATCATTGCAAATCTCAACAGTCTGCCTCCTGTTTCTAACATAGACTAAAGCAGAAGTCTTCAATTTTTTAAGTATATGAACGATTTCTGAAGATTTGTTTTCCTGTTCTCTTACAACTAGCGAAAGATTCTCTCTTTTAAAACTTGATTTAAAAATCTTGGCTGTTGGAATCCCCAATTGCTTAAGTATATCGAGTTGTACCTCATCTGTGGCTGTTGCAGTAAGCGCAAGTATTGGACAATTAAATAAAGATCTAAATTCATTGATTTTCAAATAAGCAGGTCGAAAATCATATCCCCATTGGGAAATACAATGTGCTTCATCTACCGCAATAAAACTGATTTTAAAATTAATTATTGATTCTCGAAAATTTTGATTGAGAAGTCTTTCCGGTGAAACATACAACAATTTATTTGCTCCTCTTCTGGACTGGTCTAAAATTCTTTCTACTTCTTTATAACGCAATCCTGAGTGAATAAACTCTGCAGTTACTCCCCTCAGTTTCAATTGATTTACTTGGTCCTGCATCAAGGCAATTAAAGGTGAAATCACCACACAACAACCCTCCATGCAAAGTGCCGGAACCTGGTAACAAAGAGATTTTCCTCCGCCTGTAGGCATGAGTGCTAAAGCATCTCTAGATCCAATAATTGATTCTATTACTTCCCCCTGAATTGATCTGAATTCTTCAAATCCCCAGTACTTTTTAAGGATCTCCTTGGGGCTGGGTTTCAACATTACTTTATCTGAATTTTGGACAACTTATAGCCTTCTTCTTAAATCTATCAGAATCCCCTTTAAATGGAGAATTAAAATGATAACTTATCCCAATCGAACCTGATTGGATCCAATCATTGTCAGATGAATTGGCTCTCTGACTCCCTCCGGTTGCCTTAATTTTATTTCCCAATTCTGCTGCAAGTAAACCATTTTGCGCTTTTAATTCATCATAATCCACATAATTCGTTGAAGCATCATCCAAATAGTCAGTATTGGTTTGTCTCCAAAGAAATTCAACTGTTAAAGATAAATTTGGACTAAAAAAATATCTACCACCAAATCCAAATGTCAAGGCTTTCGAATCTAATTTATATGGTTCCGCATACCCCTTCATCCCTTGACCTTCAGTCCCCAATGGTTTGAGTTCAACCCATTGATCTTGGTACTTTGCTTTTGGATTAAAATTAAAATAACTCAACCCCAATGTCAAGTATGGATTCCATCGCTTTTTCTGTTGAAATAATATCCCACTTAAGTTGATTTGGCCCAAAATATCGACATTGTGGATGGCTGTTCTAAATTGAAGATTTCTCTGAATTTGCCATTCTCTTTTTGATTTTAAATCGGAACCTTCCACTACCATGTAAAGGTATTGGACTTTAGCCGCCAAAAAATCATTCAGTTCATATCGGACATTAGACCCAATTCCTAAGTTGGTCTGTTTTATAGCAATTATTGAGTTTTCGGTTAAGTCGCCACTATAATTAGAGCCGACTAAGGATAGTCCTATGTCTATAGTTTGGGCGGAAAGCTTCATTCCGGTCAACCATAAAACAAGCATTAAACTTCGCACCATATTGTAAAAATATCATTTACACATGCTTATATCAGCATCTTAAATATTATTATTAATGCAAATATATAATATTTAATTTTGTTGTTAGAAACTTAATTAGGCGCTCTTAAAAATCAAAAAACATCATATATGAATTTTCTTACATATAATTAAATTACATCTATATATAATATTGTTTATCAATTACATATAAAATTAAATTGAATAATTTAACAACTTTTGAAAACGATAAATATTATTTGACATTTCAGTCCTTTATTTATTTGATAAAATCTCATAAGTTTTGATAAACTGCTCAACAAGCAGGACATTTTTACGTTTCTTATCCTGTACATTCATATAAAATTATGCAACCAAGACTTCTCAAGTGCTTTTCACTTTTTACATTAACCTGTCTAATATCGTTTGCGGTACATGCTCAAAGCGAAATTCCAAAAAATTGGTTTCACTTAGATCCTACCAAAGACGGTTTCAATGGAGTGAGCTCTCAAAAGGCTTATGAAGAACTATTGAAAAATAAAACAGCCAAACCAGTGATTGTTGCTGTTTTAGATTCCGGAGTAGACCCGGAACACGAAGACCTTAAGCCTATCATGTGGATCAATCATGCAGAGATTCCGGCAAATGGGATAGACGATGATTCAAATGGCTATGTAGACGATATCCATGGGTGGAATTTTATAGGTGGAAAAAATGGAAATGTGGGGGCAGATACGTATGAGACAACCAGACTTTATGCAGCATTGCGATATAAGTATGAAAATGCAGATCCCGACAAGCTAAATTCAAAACAGAAAAAAGAATACAGCAAATTTTTAAAATACAAGGACAATGTTGAAAGTCGGCGAGCTACAGCCAAATCGAATCTAGAAGGTATGTTGGCTTCACAAAATCAAGTAAAATCTGGTTTGGACGCAGTGTCCAACGCTTTGGGAGCAAAACCATTAACCATGGAAAATCTTAATTCCATTGAAGACAATGATTCAAAAAAATTGGCGATTGGGATAAGCATTGCCAGAAACATTTTAGAAAATGAACCTCAATTAAGTACTGCTGAACAATTAAAAAAATTTATAGAAAATGAATATGCAGAGGGAATTGGACAATTTTCCAAAGAACTCGAATTCAACTTTAATCCTGACTACAATTCAAGAAAAATAGTAGGCGATGATTACAATAATGTTAAAGAACGATTTTATGGCAATAATGATGTGAGAGGACCCGATGCCAAGCATGGAACTCATGTGGCTGGCTGTATTGCAGCTGTCAGAAATAATGGCAAAGGTATGGATGGCATTGCTGATCAGGTAAGAATCATGAGTGTTCGATGTGTCCCGGATGGCGATGAAAGAGATAAAGATGTCGCAAACGCTATAAGATATGCAGTTGATAATGGCGCCACTATTATCAACATGAGTTTCGGAAAAGGCGATTCACCTAACAAAGACGAGGTTGATGCTGCAGTGAGATATGCAGAATCAAAAGATGTATTAATTGTACATGCATCAGGAAATGGGTCAGCTGATATTGACAAAGTAGACAACTTTCCAAATAAGTATATTAAAAAAAGAAACCTGTTTGGATCTCGTTCTGTATCCAACTGGATAGAGGTGGGAGCCTTGTCTCCTTATCAAGGAGAACAAATGGTGGCAGGTTTTTCTAATTATGGAAAGAAAAATGTTGACTTGTTTTCACCCGGAATGGTAATATATTCAACAATTCCTGACAATGGTTACGAAAATATGCAGGGCACTTCTTTTGCAAGTCCCATTGCGGCGGGTGTTGCAGCGCTTATTAGAAGTTATTATCCAAATCTTACTGCCAAGCAGGTCAGAAAAATCCTAAGAGAATCAACCGTAAAAAGTAAAATCGAAGTAACTCGTCCAGGAAGGGGGAATGCAATTAAATTTGCAGATCTATCCAGCACTGGTGGGATGATAAATGCTTACAATGCACTACAACTGGCATCCACTACTAAGGGGAAGAAGAAAAGTAAAGATTTAAAAGGCTATTACAACAACAACTCAGATAGTAAACCAAGGACATAAAAGTGTGGTAAGATTGGTTTAAAATGACAGAAATCATTCCTCTTTATGGGCAAAGTGGTGTAGCTAAATTTGAAGCCTCTATTTGATTATTTTTCTTCGAAGAATCCAGTTTTGGTATTTTTTTGAACTTTATCCCAATCAAAATATCTCCCATTCATTACAATGTAAATGCCCGGTTTAAGTGATTGTACAAATGCAAGAGCACTTCCAAGATTGAAAAAACCATCAGATGAATTACCAAAGGCATATGGAATCATAGCTCCGGTAAGCACAATAGTTTTTCCAATGATTTTTTCCTTTGCAAGGGCTTCAGCTGTTTTTACCATGGTATCTGTTCCATGTGTAATTAAAATATGGCTGGAGGTTGTTTTCTGACAATTGTGTAGTATGATTTCACGGTCAGAGTCTGTCATCTCAAGACTGTCCACCATCATCAGTGTCTTTACATCCAAATCTAATGAACATCTTCCCCTTTCCAAAATTTCATTTAAATGCGTGTCCTTAAAAAAGAGTTGGCCTGATACAAAGTTATACTCCTTGTCAAAAGTACCCCCTGTTACAAATATTTGGATCTGTTGTGTCATGAAGTTTTTTATTATTAGAAAATTAAATGCGTACTACCCCACTTTCCCTTAGCCACCAGATGACAAAAATAATTAGTAAAAATGAAAACAAAAGTAAGCTGATTTTTATCCAAGATAAAGGTTTATCTCCGATTACCTTTCCTGTTTGTCCATTTATTAAAACATGGTAAATTCTTCCATTGTACTCATATGAACTTAACCACAATGGTAAATATATATGCTTAAAAGTTTGATTGGATAAAGTGGTTTGAACACTGAGGTTTCTTTGAACATTTCCTCCAAGTTGTGCAGCACACATGTGCCTGACCTGCTCATAAACCATTGCCTCTGCCAAGGGATAAGAAGTGCGTATGTCTTGATTGTATACTTCTGCCTGCCAACCTAATAAATATCGCTTATCAAAATT is part of the Candidatus Vicinibacter affinis genome and encodes:
- a CDS encoding asparaginase — encoded protein: MTQQIQIFVTGGTFDKEYNFVSGQLFFKDTHLNEILERGRCSLDLDVKTLMMVDSLEMTDSDREIILHNCQKTTSSHILITHGTDTMVKTAEALAKEKIIGKTIVLTGAMIPYAFGNSSDGFFNLGSALAFVQSLKPGIYIVMNGRYFDWDKVQKNTKTGFFEEK
- a CDS encoding TraR/DksA family transcriptional regulator is translated as MKTRYSDEELEEFKALIDEKLVSAKSELQGIEQQIMEMRENMADEQGGDWFDDSSIHTDIEFLTKMAERQRQFVQNLELALVRIKNKSYGICSVTGELIDKQRLLLVPHATKSVKAKEREAPVQNEDARPNSQFEEEDNEERIIEE
- a CDS encoding NAD-dependent epimerase/dehydratase family protein, translating into MAKILMLGSNGQIGTVLAKALMDKYGPDEIITSDVREPKEKQKNFLIIDVLDKDLISQVVDEYKISQIYHLAAILSASGEKNPALTWKINMQGLLNVLDVGVERKLERIFFPSSIAIYGPSTPKQNTPQFASFMPTTVYGISKIAGEMWCEYYFKKFGLDVRSLRYPGVIGWQSLPEGGTTDYAVEIFHEAIKHKKYSCFLKENTRLPMIYMDDAIRATIELMEADGSRLSLRSGYNLVGMDFTPGELANEITKSISDFKIEYHPDFRQGIAESWAESIDDSEARVDWDWKPNYNLAAMTKEMLAKLTPIV
- a CDS encoding peptidylprolyl isomerase; this translates as MIRILGFAMLACSLNSCFPPIENVSSSLEYSLKDPVVKQIFEARDKRNSDSLKLFLNNEQAKYRILSAEAFGSYHDSTSVHVLSELMLDPFQEVRQAAVWALGQIGHQSAEKELIKAFIPVDSTGLFLKTNMMILEALGKCGGDSTLQMICNVKSYQSKDTAYILGQILSIYRFGLRGKFCAQSFPRLVEYATQRKYSDEARLIAAHCLQRFREIDTKPYFDLIKSACYEEKNPNVRMCLVTALARVGSQNALTELEELYRRGLDQRIQVNIIKGLQNFKTGNASGLALKAIQNPSIHVAYLGAQYFLENGNELHEEALGAILQQGGLSWQVKSVVYDAILRIVPGYKKLTREILINQIKGLVASSKNPYEKSAYLKCLWRDPKEIQYLIRIAEQSPAAIIDLTTTETILKSTKHPLFSVIYKGAKNPIYKIISTHLQSAIAKSDLGSLSIMAEHFYQESGLLKYYFKPDSSFKEAMKLLSLPRDVETYNDLEKYLAKSGKRKANTIIPVFNHPINWSLLAEKSDTISVEIETDKGVLELELYPKFAPGTVSNFIDLIQKDFFKDKFVHRVVPNFVIQAGCPRGDGYGSLDYTIRMESSRFLNFQEEGILGMASAGADTECSQFFISFSPAPHLDGHYSVFGKMIKGNDVMSIMNVGDKILSIKLKT
- a CDS encoding T9SS type A sorting domain-containing protein, yielding MKQNIVFIILFLGIIGSNSAQDCIETINNSLSIVSKQNFGGADCLFTIRFCLKKSTTDAKTVEFAVNHTYGTMTRVKNIETLPVGTVFCEDFTFVAECNSTASFLAEGKRSNLTVCGVISDFLILPIRLVDFTAEISKNGSIEIRWQTAVEQNVSHFVIEKSFDGRNFKDFQKVKAAGNSNVLKNYYIETLPTNINLVNYFRLKMFDLDGSYTISKIASTKNDRAKKLRIYPNPASGVLVVEARENLSPQLSKITDLNGKIINCPILNDPLTFDISQLQPGVYFLFVNEEIQKFIKE
- a CDS encoding 3'-5' exonuclease gives rise to the protein MDTRKILFLDIETVSSVSSFDQLSPEWRDLWVSKSRYYLTSEPLKSPAEIYSEKAAIFSEFGRIVCISIGFFKDEVFRIKSFFGNDEKVILSQFFDLVLNHYNNPNLSGFCGHNIKEFDIPYICRRAIINGLTLPAIFQLNNKKPWEIQHIVDTMEMWKFGDYKHFTSLDLLASCLQLPSSKSDISGKDVGRVYWEEKDLPRISEYCMKDVILTARVYLKLKSGNNLLDNSILYIKD
- a CDS encoding RecQ family ATP-dependent DNA helicase gives rise to the protein MLKPSPKEILKKYWGFEEFRSIQGEVIESIIGSRDALALMPTGGGKSLCYQVPALCMEGCCVVISPLIALMQDQVNQLKLRGVTAEFIHSGLRYKEVERILDQSRRGANKLLYVSPERLLNQNFRESIINFKISFIAVDEAHCISQWGYDFRPAYLKINEFRSLFNCPILALTATATDEVQLDILKQLGIPTAKIFKSSFKRENLSLVVREQENKSSEIVHILKKLKTSALVYVRNRRQTVEICNDLQREGISAGFYHAGLPVESRNERQKSWIENKIRVMVCTNAFGMGVDKSDVSVVIHADLPNSLEEYFQEVGRAGRNGSKAYGVLLYHQKDIRRIQIQYEISFPSIEEIRYVYQCLSYTLDLAVGSTMVDSVDFDLVSFCNRYKLELNKTIGCLKNLEQSGYLYLSEAFHHPSQMQILVSSEELFGIYEGKPQIEILIKSILRLYEGIFSVTVKIQELQLSKITGLSNKMIINILTSLHNSGIIKYLPQSDNPRIQLLLERIPSKEIDIDEQWLKIRKSAFNKRVNSLLEYLSTSHCRQFFIMNYFGENRMEDCGICDNCIGRKNSTINSELKTEWKKFILQKLETKSTMILVELFHLFPSNKKEEVELLLEELIGEKLIERKYDQLFFRKPK
- a CDS encoding S8 family peptidase, with product MQPRLLKCFSLFTLTCLISFAVHAQSEIPKNWFHLDPTKDGFNGVSSQKAYEELLKNKTAKPVIVAVLDSGVDPEHEDLKPIMWINHAEIPANGIDDDSNGYVDDIHGWNFIGGKNGNVGADTYETTRLYAALRYKYENADPDKLNSKQKKEYSKFLKYKDNVESRRATAKSNLEGMLASQNQVKSGLDAVSNALGAKPLTMENLNSIEDNDSKKLAIGISIARNILENEPQLSTAEQLKKFIENEYAEGIGQFSKELEFNFNPDYNSRKIVGDDYNNVKERFYGNNDVRGPDAKHGTHVAGCIAAVRNNGKGMDGIADQVRIMSVRCVPDGDERDKDVANAIRYAVDNGATIINMSFGKGDSPNKDEVDAAVRYAESKDVLIVHASGNGSADIDKVDNFPNKYIKKRNLFGSRSVSNWIEVGALSPYQGEQMVAGFSNYGKKNVDLFSPGMVIYSTIPDNGYENMQGTSFASPIAAGVAALIRSYYPNLTAKQVRKILRESTVKSKIEVTRPGRGNAIKFADLSSTGGMINAYNALQLASTTKGKKKSKDLKGYYNNNSDSKPRT